One Triplophysa dalaica isolate WHDGS20190420 chromosome 1, ASM1584641v1, whole genome shotgun sequence DNA segment encodes these proteins:
- the gpr185b gene encoding G-protein coupled receptor 12: MIHSLAAAMSNQLQNTSSLSTAGTWNLLDVRNSSPVLTAELRPIPVSPWDIALCVTGTLISCENAIVIAILFYTPTLRAPMFILIGSLAFADLLAGLGLILNFVFIYMLDTEFVTLISVGLLIAAFSASVLNILAITVDRYLSLYNALTYHSERMVTFTYVMVVLIWLVCIILGLLPVLGWNCLRDEASCSICRPVTKNNAVVLAVTFLLVFALMMQLYLQICKIAFRHAQQIAVQHQFMAISTTKGVSTLSVILCTFAACWMPFAMYSIVADSSYPMIYTYATVLPATCNSVINPIIYAYRNPDIQKSLWLACCGCVPSNFSLRPRTSSDV, encoded by the coding sequence ATGATTCACTCTCTTGCAGCAGCAATGAGCAACCAACTTCAAAACACCTCTTCCCTCTCCACGGCGGGCACGTGGAATCTCCTAGATGTGCGGAACTCATCGCCGGTGCTAACGGCAGAGTTGCGGCCGATTCCCGTTAGCCCGTGGGACATTGCTCTGTGCGTGACAGGCACGCTCATCTCCTGCGAGAATGCAATTGTGATCGCCATCCTGTTTTACACGCCCACGCTGAGAGCTCCCATGTTCATTCTGATAGGGAGTCTTGCATTTGCGGACCTGCTCGCTGGACTTGGCCTCATTCTCAACTTTGTCTTCATCTATATGCTGGACACCGAGTTTGTGACTCTAATCTCCGTCGGCCTGCTGATCGCCGCCTTCTCTGCATCAGTGCTCAACATCTTGGCTATCACGGTGGATCGCTACTTGTCCCTCTACAATGCCCTGACCTACCACTCGGAACGCATGGTGACGTTCACCTATGTCATGGTGGTTCTCATTTGGCTGGTGTGCATCATCCTGGGCCTTCTGCCAGTGCTCGGCTGGAACTGCCTACGAGACGAGGCCAGCTGCAGTATTTGTCGGCCAGTCACCAAAAACAATGCCGTGGTGCTCGCTGTGACGTTCCTGCTGGTTTTTGCCCTCATGATGCAGCTCTACCTGCAGATCTGTAAGATTGCCTTCCGCCATGCGCAGCAAATTGCGGTACAGCACCAGTTTATGGCCATTTCTACCACAAAAGGCGTTTCCACACTCTCGGTCATCCTCTGCACCTTCGCCGCATGCTGGATGCCCTTTGCCATGTATTCAATAGTGGCGGACTCCAGCTACCCAATGATCTATACGTATGCAACGGTGCTGCCAGCCACATGCAATTCGGTCATAAACCCAATTATTTACGCTTACAGAAACCCAGACATCCAGAAATCCCTCTGGCTCGCCTGCTGCGGTTGCGTGCCATCCAACTTCTCCTTGCGGCCAAGGACATCAAGCGATGTATAG